In Amia ocellicauda isolate fAmiCal2 chromosome 3, fAmiCal2.hap1, whole genome shotgun sequence, the DNA window ttagatatatcttcaaatcacttgTATTtcggctgagattatcacttcctgtttccttattcagttacatagaaatgaatgaacaagttaacctgaagtgataatcttgggctacatacaggaagtcatttgaagatatctctaaatgatttgcagatatttctaaatgaacaggaagttatCTGAAGATATCGCTAAATGATTTgctgatatctctaaatgaacaggaagtcatttgaagatatctctaaatgtacttttaaatgagatatctttaaatgatttgcagatatctttaaatgatttagagagatcttgaaatattgcagatatctttaaatgataatttggcttgccatatgtcCCCTCATATAGAACAATCTAGCAACTGGTCATTGTGACCGAAGACAGGCGGTTTGCTGAAGACCCCTGCATACATTTATGAAGTGAAAGATGGACACTTTCAACCAGTTTGTTCAAAGCAATTATGCCAGATTAGTTTACCATCAATCAAGATATATTCAGCCATTGATGTTACTCTTTTTCCAGCAGTGGTTAACCGCTGATTCATTGACTTCTAAGAAGGCAATATATGATAGACagaaacacatgaaaataaagggttatttaatttaatttaggcaTACTACCTCCTTGGAATATACATCAAATCATATACTTAAAGCAGTTTGCTGGAGACTTCAGCAATTGTGAGAAGAGAAACTGAAAGCAGTTAATGATGAGGCCCTGCTCCAATGTGCCCACCTGTGACTGAATGAACAGTGTGGTTTTCTATGTGAGCTGAATGTTTGAGCAAATGCGACAAAGCATTATTCTAAGTAACCTTCGAGAGCAGGCAAGTTGCTTTACAACAAAAATGACACCCATTCTTTTACACGTTTTATTTGGTTCAAGATGTCCAATGTTTTTTCAGTTGCCAAAAGCAGttccaccaccaacaacaaaaaaataaacatacagctGAACCCAtgtgtaaaatggcatttgtgactCACATGAtgaaaatcataaaataaaaatgatcccTTAATAATTACAGTGTCCGTTCTTAACACATCTTTTGCACTCAGTATAAAATGGTAACATACCTTTAACAGAATTAATTACTTGATATCAATTTTGCAGTGCTTCTAGGAGAAACCCAGTTGCATTTCTACATGAATCTACCTTTGTTGAATGTAGCCCTAATCTACTTTTCTCGGTGACTCCAGACTCCAGGCACCTGTGATATATCTTAATCTGATAAAAATGAGGTCCTTGCCCATCTGTAGCCAACTCCAAAAAGGGACCAGTTTAGATCCTGAAATACACAGGGAGAAccacatgaaaacaaatactGCAGACAAGAGATGACAACAAAGCTGGCAACAGGAACTTCACAGTACCTGCTCCACCCACAAAGCAGAAGACCTCCTTAATATCAAATAGCTTGGCCTGACAATTAGGATATTATACCCAAAAGTTATCTTCTCTGGTCAATTATTTGGAGGTAAATCTGCAAGAGTGTCAATAATTCATTTCAATATCTGAATTACAAACATTAGGGCGGTATCTCACAGTTCAAATATTAGAGATTAGATACATAAACAATGGTTTTAGATTTCCTATACAATTCAGCACTAGACCTCAATTATACAggctacattaaaaacaaaaacaaaaaaacaagaaaatctgTTACTACATTGTACCCACCTTCGATTTCTGTCCAGTTCACGGCTACTTCTGCTATAGGTATCTTCAGGCACTGAGCTATGTAGAGCAGTTCTACATCAAAGGCCCTGAAACATAGTTTTCAGTTTggtatgaaataaaaacagtccACAACAGGCTATTTCAACACTGCATATTGTTCTGTCCCATTTGTGGGGGATTTCCAGTCATATATATTTCTGCACTCCACTGAAAGGCATTTAATCACAAAGGTAATAAACCAAAATAGATGGTACTGGATAAAGGACTGGCTACTTACTAACCTAAGCAGGCCTTCTTGTGTCTTGCTTTGGAAGGGCCAGACTGATTGATAGATATGGATTTCAGTGGACATTAAGTTTCCCTATGAAACTGCTTGCCTGAGACCACGGCAACAGTCAGTGATGCTGACAGGTGGTCCCTCCCACTGGCTCACACATGCCACTGTTTTAGACTCCTGCCCACAGGCAATCCCCGAAAACAGAGACTCCTCCCCATATATTTCAATAACCAATCCTGTGGTCCGTTTAACCTTTGAAGGAGGTCCTCCTCCAGTACTTggatgtttaaatatttatttttagcgTATTCTTCCATCATTTTGttacagaccacacacacagcaagTTGACACTGTTACGATTTTTGTAATTTTATCCCATGCCTTGTGTTTGGGTGCATTATTGCAAGTTTCAGAAAATTTCCCCCAAAATATTTTTTCGTTTGCATTAGGCTATATTCCAATGACAAGCACGGATTTTCAGTCACTGTGAACTGGGATCATCGCTGTTTTGGAGAAGCATCTGCCGTGTTTTATATTTCTTCAAGTGTTTTAAAATTCCTAGAATGTATTGCCTGATTGACCCagtaagaccagtctaaggaaagactATTTTACACAATGGCTTTAACTGAGTGTCTATCATTAGTCTAAGTATAATTATAAGTCATACTAAGACTTAGTGTATGCAACCGGCCCCAGCACTGATCTAAACCAAAGCCTAAACTAAAGCGGAGACCCTGTTGAAGTCACACTAATACATGCTCATACCctgataaaaatgaaaataaattaagaacaaCGAGCCTGCCCCATAGGTGTTCATAGACACCTTTTTGAAAAATTGGGGTTGATTAAAAGTGCATCTACAGTGCACTAGTTCAAAGCCGACTGCTTTCACCATACTGGTCAAAAGAGCATCGGCCGGATGATAAAGTACAAGACGTCTCCTTCAGCTGTAACCCTCCTCAATACAACAAGTGCCTCGTTATTTTGTGGGGAAGCTGTGCTCCTGCTTTAAACTTGAAATAAACCATGTTACAGCTAGCCCTACTCCAAAATGGTTCCCACTGCTGTTTGCATTACTCTTTACAAACTCATTCTCAGCCTCTGAAGAGAGCAATCACCATGCAGAAAATGCACCCAAAGCATTCGAGTTAACTCAGTATATTAGCTGGGCTGCCAATTAGGACTAAATTAAAACTCCTCTGATACTTGATGGGCAATTCTCTTAGGTCCTGTCTATCTGGAAGATGAGGCTCTCTAGGCACACCTCAGGCTCTGCTTAATCAGCATCCTCACTCTCTATTACAAAGACTTCAGAAAAGAGCTGCCCCTTGTGTACCAACAAATAACGGCTGAACGCCATCAGCTCGGTGCAAATCAggatggacagacagagagacagacagactgatttCATTGGACCAATATAAACTTATGTTGTGGAATCACATACCAGACAATCAAGGATCCTAGTGAGAGGTATTTGTATTGTGCATCTCACACAGAAGCTAATTTCTAACTTCGCTAAAAGCTGGTACTACAAACTATTTGTTTTAGTTGGTTTGAGatattgaaaattaaaacattaatatctGTTTGCTGACATTCCACTGGTGTTCCATGGTGTTCAAGGCTGAAATGTTTGGTGGAACTCCTCTCATGGCCAGTTGAGACCGTCATCATCCTGAGGTGCTGACTGCGTGTAACAGTCCCCGAAGTTGGGCAGACCTTTGCAGATTTCTGCACTATAAAAAACACATACCACCGCTCCACATGCAGACTGGAGAAAGTCCGTGAGGCTGCCTCTCGGGTGAAAAGCTTGAACCCACACTGTGTGTCCCTGATCCCCTTCACACAGAAGAACCACACCAGGAAGTGGAAGCCATACATCAGGAACGTGCGGAACATAGAACGCTGTGAAGAAGAAagttaaagagagagagagagcgcttttgttttataaattgcAACAAATATCTGGGCATGGAACTGCTCTTCCCAATTATATGCCAAGCAGAACTTGAGGCAAGCAGGAATGTATTAATTACACACTAGCACACAAAAGTAACAGCGTCTATCTGGGGAAATGCAGAGCAGTGCAGCAATAGTTCTCTCAGATCCCTTGCTTACTATATTATTGGAGAAATGTACACTGTTGCAACCTTTGtctatgcatttgttttaaaaataaaaacaaaaattaaacacCCATTCCAATCCAATATGAATTATgctttttcaatttaaatatgatAAAAGGTATTAACTCAATATGACCAGATACTTTAAATGGGCTTTACAGTTCTATTTTTGTAATCTCAGAATTACAGTGCATCTGTGATTATTTCAAGGTTCTGCATTCACATtgtcttttacacaccaaattAAACCGGTTGTTTGAAGACTGAAGCAGGACTATTGAAGCTGTGTACCTGTGCAACAGAATCCTGTTCCAGATGAGCTCGAGACCCACATGAAATCGCCATGTTCTCCTGCAAAACAACTGGTGTCAGTCTGATGTCAGACTACAGAGCTCTTCCTCTAATCAGGGCCCCAAACACATAAGCTTTTAtggaaacaaataacaaaatatacatacgAAACAGGGCACCCATTATTCCTTCCTTCCATAGATGCGTCTCATTAGTGTTGCAACTTTAATTCAAATAGAGTCAATTAAAGATGAGAAAAGAAAGGCTATGAAGTATTCTATTCCTCTAGAGGATAACGTTTCTAAACCCCATCACCAACATCAAGCACATTTAGTCTGGCTCTTGAGATGATCATGggtgacaaaaataaacaaaaccagcagcaacaacaacaaaaccatgCAAGTGCAAGGACTGAAGCTACTGCCACCTGAACATATAGCAGGGACCACGGTGAAACTCACTGGCTTTGGACTGAGAGCTTGCAGGCCTGCTTCCACCTTCTCGATGTCAGCAAACTTGGTAGCTCCATCAGCGTCAGCCATCAGGATGAGCTTCCCTCTGCAGCTCAGGGTGCCCTGAAACAACAAGGCCATTGTCTTGTCAGAGTGAAGTTTCACTCAGCAAGCCAAGGACAACCTGGTCTACAATGAAATGGCACTTCTCCTGTCACATTCTGCTAATAACAATTCTGAATTTAAGTAGATCAGTAGTTCTGATTTACAgcgccttgcgaaagtattcacccccttggcatttttcctaatttgttgccttacaacctggaattaaaattgattttttggggggtttgtatcatttgatttccACAACATGattaccactttgaagatgcaaaatatttgtaattatgaaacaaacaagaaataagacacaaaaatagaaaacttcagcgtgcataactattcaccctgCACTTTGTACAgatgcaagtctcttggggtacatctctataagcttggcacatctagccactgggattcgtgtccattcttcaaggcaaaactgctccagctccttcaagttggatgggatCCGCTGgagtacagcaatctttaagtcataccacagattctcaattggattgaggtctgtgCTTTGAccaggccattccaagacatttaaatgtttccccttaaaccactcgagtgttgctttagcagtatgcttagggtcattgtcctgctggaaggtgaacctccgtcccagtctcaaatctctggaagactgaaacagattttgctcaagaatttccctgtatttagtgccatccatcattccttcagttctgaccagtttcccagtccctgacgattaaaaatgttgttctctgggtgatgagaggtgttgggtttgcaccagacatagcattttccttgatggcAAAAAAGCTAAATTTTAGTCTCTTCTGACCAGAggaccttcttccatatgtttggagAGCCTCTcacatgccttttggcgaacagcaaacatgtttgcttatttttttctttaagcaatggcttttttccgGCCACTCTTATGTAAAACCCAGCTCCACAATTGTGGAGTGTacagcttaaagtggtcctatggacagatagtccaatctctgctgtggagtttttcagctccttcagggttatctttggtctctttgttgcctctctgattaatgccctccttgcctggtccatgagttttggtgggtggccctctcttggcaggtttgttgtggtgtcatattattattattattattatttcttggcagacgcccttattcaggacgacttacaacataagtgcaacatattctttccattttttaataatggatttaatggtgctccgtgggatgttcaaagtttcggatatttttttataacccagccctgatctgtacttctccacaactttgtccctgacccgTTTgcagagctccttggtcttcatggtgccgcttgcttggtggtgttgcagactctggggcctttcagaacaggtgcatatatactgagatcatgtgacagatcacgTGACacagattgcacacaggtggactttaacaaattatgtgacttctgaaggaaattggttgcaccagatcttgtttaggggcttcataacaaagggggtgaatacatatgcatgcaccacttttctgttttttattttctaaaacaagttatttattttcatttcacttcacccatttggactattttgtgcatgtccattacatgaaatacaaaaaaaaaaaattacaggttgtaatgcaacagaataggaaaaatgccaagggggatGAATACACTGTATGTCAGTTAAATACTACACTGAAGAGCCCGAAATCTTcatcaaaacaaacagaagtgTTTTTTCAGTTGTTATGGCAAACATCTTGATTTAAAGTAATAGAATAACAGCTTTACCTTGTTATTAAGGAAACACGTGAAACACCACCATAATAGTCTGAAGAAACATGCCCCCAGGAAAGACCAGCCATGCCCACTCACTCACCACCCTCACTGCGCCACCTTTCCCTCGGTTCTTCACAAGTGTCAGGACCCGCACCTTATCAGAGCCGTACTTTCTTGTGTAATTTAAGGCAATCTGATAGAACGAAAaagttaaatacaataaaatgaaatgggGAAAAATTCAAGTCTTGAAGATTAGTTCCTATACCACTAtgtcagaaaaacaaatggCCACAGTAGATTTATGGGCCCATAAACAGATGACCACTGCAAAGTCACTATGctttttcaattaaacaattaaaaatatagttAAAATGAACACTGAACAGAAACCTGATAGATGGGCTTCTTGAGCTTGTGAGGATTATTAGGAGTCGTTTTTCCAAGTTAGTCAGAGCATTATCACACAGTACCGTTCTGTCAAGATCTTTGAATTCCATTCAtgcacatttaaattacagCTTGTCCCAAAATGCATTATCTGTTGAATATGCAACAATCATACCAAGGCTTCTAAGATGTACATACCTCTGTTGTTTTATCTGTACTGCCATCATCAACTATTATGACTTCATAAGTAAAGGAAGGCTGCCGTTTctggaaaaggaaaatatttgaCTGTTTCACTCAAAAAAGACAGACAGGCTTGGGAGGAAGTGGAACTTTAATTTTACTGCCACCTAGTGCTCTTATACAGAAATAGAGTGCATAATAGGCAGGATACACTGTTACAAGACTAGTTATTAAACCAGACAACAGTGTTACTGCCAGTATTACGCGCTCAGTTTTTGGCTcgttcagttaaaaaaaagaataaaaaaacagaacaaaagtgCTCAATTCTTAAAACCACCTTACAAAAAATAGGAAATAAGCAAACAAGGTTTAAATGACTTACTTCTGTATTTCAACTTGTAAAATGCAGTGAAGTGGATACTTTTAGAATTAGAATTTATTTCACCAGAATTTcaagaaatgtatacatattgcATCGTTTGCATGCAATATACAAGATATATACACTTCCTATTAATTAACTTTcaggtaataaaataataaaatatactgcACATAAATATCAGATGTACCTGTCTTTTCTCCAAATATACAAGATATATACACTTCCTATTAATTAACTTTcaggtaataaaataataaaatatactgcACATAAATATCAGACGTACCTGTCTTTTCTCCAAATACTCCATGGCCTCTTCCATCATCACAGGCACTGAAATGACACACAGTTACTGAACTCTCTTGTTTTGagcaaaaatgtgtttgttgcacATTTACATGCTGGCTGGTTTAGAAAACACCACATTGTCTCATTAGCCTCAATGCCTTGATACCATGATACCCTTGCTGTTCCTACAAGATGTGATACTTCCCATGATGTCGATTAGAAATTGATAACTCATTTTTTGATATATTTGATGAAATTCAGACCTGTCAATTGTGAACAGTCAAATAAAGTGAACAAGTATAGATAGaatgaaaataatgtatgtgcAACACGTGTAGCAAAGTACTAAAGTAAAACTCACATCTCAGCTCTTCGTTGTAGGAGGGGACTACCACTGAGAGCTCCTTGGAATGGGGGTCCTGGAGGGCAGGGAAGGCTTCTTGCTCGCCCTTGGAGGTAAGGAAGGTTTTCTCCTTCTCATGACGTTTTAAATCAACCATTTTAGAAGCACTACAATGTGCTATTAGTAACACCTACAaaggacaagaaaaaaaaggtaACATTCACATATCCAGTctttaaacaaattacatttcagaTCTAGTTTTTACAtccaaaagaaaaatgaaatatgCCTAGCTAAGATCATTGCAAATTAACCATACTTCTATAAAACAGTTTGTTATTTGCAGATTAAGAtacaagaaatgtaaaaaaaggtGTTCACAATATGCAGCTGATTTTACAAGTGGGATGTTAACAAACTGTTTTGATGTTGCAGgaaatgtatgaaaatataAACACTTTGAAAAGTATAAAGTCGTCTTTGTTGCACCTTAATTGACCCCTGCTGCAAGTTAATAGTGGTGTatatgcactttgtattgctcttataatttagcatgctaataaataaataattattattaatatgcaaTTTTCCCAATTAATTATCATAATAAGTGAGGAAGGACTTTTATTAATGCGAGGGTTCGTGCAAAGGCTAACAAAGGCTGTTGCATGAGATAATTTAACGgatgttactttttatttaataaacgaGTTACGTTAGTTATGCACGATACCACCACGGAGCTGGTTGCTTGGATTCATATGTGAAACACACATTGAAGTTTGACAGTAAACACATAGAGGTCCTTTTCTCTCATTTAATTTACCCCATAGCtcgaaacacacaaacaagagaTACATAAACGCATGCACCCCTCAATAAGGAGACTATACAGAACATATGAAAACATGGATCACTCACCAAAATTAAAGCAATCACCGCTAAGGCGGCCAAAGTTTGAATTATTTCACATAAACCACAATCCATTCTCCATTCCGGGCGCAGGGGGCTAAACTAAACCGTGAGCAACCCGCGGACGAATGGTTTCTTTTTGATGACAGTTTCCCAAACAAATGGTTTGACAATCACCACTGCATTGTGGATAAAACAAATGTCAGTTTCATCATTTCCAACTGCACTGGAATACACCAACGCGGAAGTGCTGTCACGCCGCAGGGAAGAACACATCAGCACAGGCCGCAAGAGGGGcagtctgtgctctgtgtgcgcATAGACGACGCGTCCGCCCCCTGCTGGCGTGGAGTAATACATCGCCACTATTAACAGCCTAGAATACAAACACGGTGCTTTATTTAAACTCGGGAAACATAAAGCCAAAATATTGTTTCTTGATATTTGTTCGTGACCGGCGAATTGACAGGAAAGAAAGCGAGACTGAAAAACACGAATCAGTGTCGCTCAATGGTGAGCTCGCTGGCGCCTGTTTCACGTGGTGCATCGCAACAGCATGGCGGCTGGATTCAAGTAAGGAATGGGACAGGCGGAGGGCTTTCATACACTTGTAGGgatgggatatattttaaatgcacacGCTGGAGGGTTAAGACACGTAATATCCCTTTTAAtaatttgttattgttgttcagTCCCAtctacattaattaaatatgcGATCAGAGTTTCATTAGGCTACCTTAAGCTTAGAACCAAAACTACAAGCTCTTTAAAAGGGAGCAGGCATTAACACAGCAATACAAGGAGTAACTTGATGCATTGTGATAAGTGGAAATACTGAATGTTCGTAACGATCAAACATTGTCATGAAAATCTGACACAATTATGACgtgtcttgtttttctttctcagaACTGCAGAGCCTTTGGAATACCACAGGAGTTTTCTGGTGCGTTTCAAACACGTCACTATCACCATGCGTTTAGTTGAAACAGGGACATCTGTTTTCTGTGCAAATTGTGCCCAGTACaattatacatattcatattaataccCCAGTAATACAGTTAAAGACACTGGCAGGATATCACATTCACAAGGAAGGTGACTCCTGCTTTGTATAGTTAAATTTGGACTATGCATTAGTCTGTTGATCATAACAATATATGATTTCATGTGTGACTTTGTCCCCCTTTAGAAAGAAAACTGCAGGCCAGATGGAAGGGAGCTTGGTGAATTTCGAACCACTACACTCAATATCGGTAAGCATTTAGGGAGGTATAACCTTATACTCATAGTGATATGATGAGCCCACAAACTTAGGGTTGCTTACTGCACCTCACTGTACATTAACTCACCAAACACCTGTTAAAGCATCCAACAGTTTTTGTCCCCCCAATATATGACATTTGATCTTGACACTTTTTTAGGTTCCATTTCCACAGCTGACGGTTCTGCCTTGGTGAAGATCGGGAATACCACTATAATATGTGGAATCAAAGGGGTAAGTTTGGTGACCACTTTATAACCACACACTAGtaacaaaaggaaacaaaagagAACAGGTTTGTATAAAAAAATTACCAACGTAACATCACTCTTCGGTTAGGAGAGTGTTGTGTATATTGATAGTGTACAAAAGTTTTTaccatatttataatataaggGATGGTTAGTTAAATTTCACTTTTGTACATTTATTGACAGAACCTACAGACACTATATTATGCTGATGTGTTTTTCCCCATATTGTAGGAACTAACAGCTCCTCCAGTAGACACGCCTAATAAAGGTTATATAGGTAAGTGCCTTGTCTTGTTCTTTAAGCACATctagagaattttgtttctcccaGGCAACTTGCTTTAAGCATTTATATTAATTGTAATGCTTTGCCCTGTTTAATCTGGAGATGATTAAATACTGAAAAGAGGCCAATATAACCTCTCTGAACATTCCTCTATAACTAGCACCTCAGTAGCTTCTTTATATGTCTCTGTTAATGTTACAGACTTCTAATGCCCAATCTTGTGGTGATgcagttaaacaaacaaactcgaaaagctttacatgtatattacattacataacTGTCAGATTGTCTCTTAAGTTCCCAATGTAGATTTGCCCCCACTCTGTTCCTCCCGCTTTCGCCCTGGTCCGCCGGGAGAACAGGCACAAGCCGCCAGCCAGTTCATCGCCGACGTCATTGAAAGGTATTCAGTTTTGGCTGCTTTAGCATTAGACTCAAGAGCTTTGGCCTGATTACAAAGCCAATTTGACACTTGTCAGGAAAAGAGCTTTCGTCTTTCTTCTCAAATACATGAACAAATGAAAATCATCTCTTGCATGCTTGTATATTAGCAGTCAAATCATTTCAGATTCCCCTCCCCCATCTATTCATTATTAtgaattcaaatatatttgtatttttaaagttcACAGGTGATGCATAGAGAAGACCTCTGCATTGAGAAAGGAAAGGTGAGATTTTGTCATGTTTAATTTGAAGTAAAATATGGCCACTCAGTCCTTTCCCTCATCTTAAACCACAGCCTATGCTTTTTTCTCACCCCCGAGATAATGCAATGGTGATTGTAATACAATAGCATGTTTATGTAAAAGTATATTGTTAGTAAAGATACCGTTTTCTTTTCCTATAATATGATGTTCTGTATTTTAGCTCTGCTGGGTCCTGTACTGCGACATCATG includes these proteins:
- the exosc8 gene encoding exosome complex component RRP43 isoform X1, with the translated sequence MAAGFKTAEPLEYHRSFLKENCRPDGRELGEFRTTTLNIGSISTADGSALVKIGNTTIICGIKGELTAPPVDTPNKGYIVPNVDLPPLCSSRFRPGPPGEQAQAASQFIADVIESSQVMHREDLCIEKGKLCWVLYCDIMCLDYDGNILDACIIALLAALKNVQLPDVHINKETDLAEVNPKQKTQLNVTKNPVGSSFAIFDDTVIIVDPTAEEENLSTGMITIVTDEDEKLCAVHKPGGTELSGEKLQDCISRAMTRNREVSKLINEVMNSVKSK
- the alg5 gene encoding dolichyl-phosphate beta-glucosyltransferase yields the protein MDCGLCEIIQTLAALAVIALILVLLIAHCSASKMVDLKRHEKEKTFLTSKGEQEAFPALQDPHSKELSVVVPSYNEELRLPVMMEEAMEYLEKRQKRQPSFTYEVIIVDDGSTDKTTEIALNYTRKYGSDKVRVLTLVKNRGKGGAVRVGTLSCRGKLILMADADGATKFADIEKVEAGLQALSPKPENMAISCGSRAHLEQDSVAQRSMFRTFLMYGFHFLVWFFCVKGIRDTQCGFKLFTREAASRTFSSLHVERWAFDVELLYIAQCLKIPIAEVAVNWTEIEGSKLVPFWSWLQMGKDLIFIRLRYITGAWSLESPRKVD